One stretch of Bacteroidota bacterium DNA includes these proteins:
- a CDS encoding POTRA domain-containing protein encodes MLPQTGFAQETIEQISFQGLKKTRVSFVKRFLQSRVGQPFDPTTAETDEQSIRNLQLFSSVESRLVQQDGKTTLVFDVTELITRLPITNFGGITDNFWLQIGMNDFNWLGQGGFFGGYYQYYDRHSIKLFSMMPYLFSERLGLSYIVGRQATEEPAYFSDTTLDFDVNRWEATALLRYEIFRDPANQRALILEGGGGYLNETYILREGATFTFPRRTVFDKYFLKTSLKHRNLNYFFHHIEGHVLQTTLEYVETITNGDKFWKWFNDWRFYWHIGKHANPAIRIVAGISSNDDSPFVPFVLDSYLNVRGSGNRVARGTSELTVNIEHRQTIYERASWALEAVAFLDASAWRPGNAPLSTMFERQNIVSFAGGGGRLHLRRIYNFSLRLDYGINTSDASTRGFVLGVGQYF; translated from the coding sequence TTGCTTCCGCAAACAGGATTTGCCCAGGAAACAATTGAGCAAATTTCTTTTCAAGGTTTGAAAAAAACCCGGGTATCGTTTGTCAAACGATTTTTGCAGTCCCGGGTGGGCCAACCATTCGATCCGACCACCGCAGAAACGGACGAGCAGTCGATCCGAAATCTTCAGCTTTTTTCTTCGGTAGAAAGCCGGCTGGTGCAGCAAGATGGCAAAACCACGCTTGTTTTTGACGTAACAGAGTTGATCACCCGACTGCCTATCACCAACTTTGGCGGCATCACCGACAATTTCTGGCTGCAAATCGGAATGAACGATTTCAACTGGCTCGGCCAGGGTGGATTCTTTGGTGGCTATTACCAGTACTACGACCGCCACTCGATAAAACTCTTCTCCATGATGCCCTACCTGTTTAGCGAGCGATTGGGTCTCTCCTATATCGTAGGCAGACAGGCCACCGAAGAGCCGGCTTACTTTAGCGATACCACGCTTGATTTTGACGTAAACCGTTGGGAAGCCACAGCCCTGCTGCGTTACGAAATCTTCCGCGATCCGGCAAATCAACGTGCCTTGATCCTGGAAGGCGGCGGCGGCTACCTGAACGAAACGTACATTCTTCGAGAAGGCGCCACGTTCACTTTTCCTCGCCGAACAGTCTTTGACAAGTACTTTCTTAAAACATCACTCAAACATCGAAACCTAAACTACTTCTTCCACCACATAGAAGGGCACGTCTTACAAACAACGCTGGAGTACGTTGAAACCATCACCAACGGTGACAAATTTTGGAAATGGTTTAACGACTGGCGATTTTATTGGCATATCGGCAAACATGCCAACCCGGCTATTCGCATTGTTGCCGGCATATCGAGCAACGACGACTCCCCTTTTGTGCCCTTTGTACTTGATAGTTATCTCAACGTCCGCGGCTCGGGCAACCGTGTTGCGCGAGGGACCTCCGAGCTTACTGTAAATATTGAACACCGCCAGACAATCTACGAACGAGCGTCGTGGGCCCTCGAAGCCGTTGCTTTCCTGGACGCCTCTGCATGGCGCCCTGGCAATGCCCCATTAAGTACCATGTTCGAACGGCAAAATATTGTATCTTTTGCTGGCGGTGGCGGCAGGCTACACCTCCGTCGAATCTACAATTTTTCACTGCGACTCGATTACGGTATCAATACATCGGATGCCTCGACACGCGGATTTGTACTCGGCGTAGGGCAGTACTTCTAA